Proteins encoded within one genomic window of Candidatus Zixiibacteriota bacterium:
- a CDS encoding DUF4388 domain-containing protein, with amino-acid sequence MSLSGNLKTVSFPDILQLLATGKKTGLLEVKTAARQKEVAFRNGNIIFASSVNDHEDLLGNMLLRRGEISKTDLERAITLHKQTGRQLGTTLIDMGLFGKDEIAECLRLQIEEIVYNLFAWHEGDFIFHEGQEPKNAPFLVEMNTMNVVMEGTRRIDEWLEIQKVLPPDDVYLKVVSNPKTAKGDIKLSVDEFRILMLVNGERTLPDLVNVSPMGEFVTYRAVYKLVGAKLVEGAGKVEAVQVDDEDEEEVIYSIIFHLYSNCLYRIRCIVDEYLGDENTRFTEFVSQYRNGLFSYFPGVDPKSDLMPSFDKFLTAMRQLPPQTRLHHLLSGLESMLSEQLEFIFQLLGSGPFRRGLGAVKREISEPLAKRRELVTRYGLEDSFYKTLRRADKVVKMVRG; translated from the coding sequence GTGAGTCTGTCCGGCAATCTAAAAACGGTATCTTTCCCCGACATCCTGCAATTGCTGGCCACCGGCAAGAAGACTGGGTTGTTGGAGGTGAAGACCGCCGCCCGCCAAAAGGAAGTGGCCTTCAGAAACGGCAATATCATTTTCGCATCCTCGGTGAACGACCATGAAGACCTGTTGGGCAATATGTTGCTCAGGCGAGGTGAAATTTCCAAAACCGATCTGGAACGAGCCATCACACTGCATAAGCAGACCGGCCGTCAGCTCGGTACGACTTTGATCGACATGGGTTTGTTCGGCAAGGATGAAATAGCCGAATGTCTTCGTCTGCAGATCGAAGAGATCGTATACAACCTGTTCGCCTGGCATGAGGGTGATTTCATTTTCCACGAGGGGCAGGAGCCTAAAAATGCGCCGTTCCTGGTGGAAATGAATACCATGAATGTCGTTATGGAAGGTACCCGGCGTATCGACGAGTGGCTCGAAATTCAGAAAGTCCTTCCGCCGGACGACGTGTACCTCAAGGTTGTAAGTAATCCCAAAACCGCCAAGGGTGATATCAAGCTGTCGGTCGATGAATTCCGTATTCTCATGCTGGTCAACGGTGAGCGCACTTTGCCGGATCTGGTCAACGTCTCTCCCATGGGTGAGTTCGTGACCTACCGCGCCGTTTATAAACTGGTCGGTGCGAAACTGGTGGAGGGCGCCGGTAAGGTGGAAGCCGTTCAGGTTGATGATGAGGATGAAGAAGAGGTCATATATTCGATCATCTTCCACCTGTACAGCAATTGCCTTTATCGCATTCGCTGCATCGTTGACGAATATCTCGGCGACGAGAATACTCGTTTTACGGAATTCGTTTCTCAATACCGTAACGGTTTGTTCAGCTATTTCCCGGGGGTAGATCCTAAATCGGACCTGATGCCTTCGTTTGATAAATTCCTGACGGCCATGCGTCAATTGCCGCCACAGACGCGGCTTCATCATCTGCTGAGCGGTCTTGAATCCATGCTCTCCGAGCAGTTGGAATTCATCTTCCAGTTATTGGGTTCCGGTCCGTTCCGTCGTGGCCTTGGCGCCGTAAAACGAGAAATATCCGAGCCGCTGGCCAAGCGGCGGGAGCTAGTTACTCGTTACGGTCTGGAGGATTCTTTTTACAAGACTCTCCGTCGTGCTGATAAAGTCGTGAAAATGGTTCGTGGTTGA
- a CDS encoding ComEC/Rec2 family competence protein, whose translation MLRKYPAVFILPFIVLGIVSADLFRPESEWLLVACLASCLAGLVLRNRQPQTAMLLLTLSLALFVSFRFAATVYDTGPDSLNDRFQSGQRYTVHARVVDWPVIKNNRTEIRLTVDSLGEAGSTTACRGGLLLKVTDLTTALQRGDKVKFSTRLYRPRGGESLTGFDYGRFLQLRGIEAVAYQDNLLSLQIDRTPRSSLYYAVHVVRQAILEIFQKHLSPDAAALASGFLIGETRDVPLDIYRMFRDSGTLHLLAVSGSNVALIVLFVIVLLRPLHLPRQVRSVILWGTILFFCWLSYAEPSVIRAGLMASLIILAQVLERRYDLNNVIAVTALIILLVDPSQFYSVGFQLSFATAWGLILVFSDMHLPPRGIMRHRWVRWWLLLFLATITAQFFSAPLTAYYFERIPLISPLANLLIVPAVSLAVLGSVLLLLMEALLPWVAGWVGWILDLLLRLVIIMLQWFGGDHVPLWRLAQPSLFTVLGSYVILALGALGLKHSRLRRSAVVIAVVLVNVWLAIGIVDNLHRDHNQTLDILTIPGGVAVIVRQAESKVADLYISSAHSRSYSLAEAVLDPQLQAAGIRHLRHLIVADADFGALGNLLTTAETFHADTVWLPEFLRASSMDIGHREKPNNQPVHVAFFNPTDSDFAGPAMATEGGFCLKFAQIDLLLSMSPSAACPVPLSSDYLCLICGRLTKTVWEDLNDNVDLLVCSSSEQAVQPSSDRTKLLDLSRIGTLRLELSGDSLHTPLIGVGSSDYD comes from the coding sequence ATGCTGCGGAAATATCCCGCGGTTTTCATTCTGCCTTTTATCGTCCTGGGGATTGTCTCGGCCGATCTGTTCCGGCCCGAATCCGAATGGCTTCTTGTGGCTTGTCTGGCAAGCTGTCTGGCGGGGCTGGTGTTGCGAAATCGGCAACCGCAGACGGCGATGTTGCTCTTAACCCTGAGCCTGGCGTTGTTCGTTTCGTTCCGATTTGCCGCTACGGTCTATGATACCGGCCCCGACAGCTTGAACGACAGGTTTCAATCCGGCCAACGATACACCGTTCATGCCCGAGTCGTTGACTGGCCGGTGATTAAAAACAATCGGACCGAGATAAGACTAACGGTGGATTCACTTGGCGAAGCGGGCTCGACAACTGCCTGTCGGGGCGGGCTCCTGCTCAAGGTGACCGATCTTACCACCGCCCTCCAACGAGGGGACAAAGTGAAATTCTCGACACGGTTGTATCGACCGCGCGGAGGGGAGAGTCTGACCGGATTTGATTATGGTCGTTTTCTTCAACTGAGAGGTATCGAAGCGGTAGCTTATCAGGACAATTTACTCTCGTTACAAATCGACCGGACTCCTCGTTCGTCTCTTTATTACGCGGTCCATGTTGTTCGCCAGGCGATTCTGGAGATCTTTCAAAAACACCTTTCCCCGGATGCGGCGGCCCTGGCCTCGGGCTTTCTGATCGGGGAGACGCGCGATGTCCCTCTCGATATCTATCGTATGTTCCGCGACTCCGGTACGCTGCACCTGCTGGCCGTTTCCGGTTCGAACGTCGCCTTGATCGTTCTGTTCGTCATCGTGCTCCTGCGGCCGCTGCACTTGCCGAGACAGGTGAGATCGGTAATCCTTTGGGGAACGATTTTGTTTTTCTGCTGGCTCTCCTATGCCGAACCCTCGGTTATCAGGGCCGGTCTGATGGCCTCACTGATCATCCTGGCCCAGGTTCTTGAACGTCGCTATGACCTCAACAATGTAATTGCGGTGACGGCTCTGATCATTCTCCTCGTTGATCCATCGCAATTTTATTCAGTCGGATTCCAACTGTCATTCGCGACGGCCTGGGGGCTGATACTGGTTTTTTCGGATATGCATCTCCCGCCCCGAGGAATAATGCGTCATCGCTGGGTACGCTGGTGGTTGTTGCTGTTTCTCGCAACCATAACCGCTCAATTTTTCTCAGCCCCGTTGACGGCTTATTATTTCGAACGCATTCCGCTTATTTCACCACTGGCGAATCTTCTCATCGTTCCGGCAGTGTCACTGGCCGTGCTGGGGTCGGTGTTGCTGTTGCTGATGGAGGCTCTGTTGCCGTGGGTGGCCGGATGGGTGGGCTGGATACTCGATCTGCTCTTGCGGTTGGTGATAATAATGCTGCAATGGTTCGGAGGTGATCACGTACCTCTTTGGCGTCTGGCGCAACCCTCGTTGTTCACCGTTCTTGGGAGTTATGTTATTCTTGCTCTGGGGGCACTCGGATTGAAGCATTCCCGACTGCGCCGCTCGGCGGTAGTAATTGCGGTTGTTCTCGTCAATGTGTGGCTGGCTATTGGAATCGTTGATAACCTGCACCGCGATCACAACCAGACGCTCGATATCCTGACTATCCCCGGTGGTGTCGCGGTGATCGTACGACAGGCCGAATCGAAGGTCGCTGATTTGTATATCTCCTCGGCGCATAGTCGCAGTTACTCACTGGCCGAAGCGGTTCTCGATCCACAGCTTCAGGCTGCCGGGATCAGGCATCTTCGGCATCTGATTGTTGCCGATGCCGACTTCGGAGCTCTGGGGAATTTATTAACGACAGCGGAAACATTCCATGCCGATACTGTCTGGTTGCCGGAATTCCTTCGAGCGAGCAGCATGGATATAGGACATCGAGAGAAGCCGAATAATCAACCGGTACATGTCGCTTTCTTCAATCCAACCGACTCCGATTTTGCCGGCCCCGCTATGGCCACGGAAGGAGGCTTCTGTCTCAAGTTCGCTCAGATTGACTTACTGCTGAGTATGAGTCCGTCAGCAGCATGTCCGGTGCCTCTCTCCTCGGACTATCTTTGTCTTATTTGCGGGCGTCTCACTAAAACCGTTTGGGAAGACTTGAACGACAATGTTGATCTTTTAGTCTGTTCAAGTTCTGAACAGGCTGTCCAACCTTCCTCAGATCGTACTAAGCTGCTTGACCTTAGTCGAATCGGGACGCTTCGGCTTGAGTTGTCGGGCGACTCGCTCCATACGCCGCTCATCGGAGTCGGCAGCTCAGATTACGATTAA
- the murJ gene encoding murein biosynthesis integral membrane protein MurJ has product MSTGSTTKKSFIGSAGTVSSATAFSRILGLVREQVMAWFFGAGMATDAFVTAFRIPNLLRDMFAEGALSAAFVPVFKEKLVKTTEQDAFHLANVVATAILLLVGAIVLLGILAAPVLIYITANGFIDTPDKFNLTVSLTRIMMVYLLLVSLSALIMGMLNSFGRFAIPALSPAMFNIGVVLSVILLYKGFNQPVYSLAIGVVIGGIGQLVIQLPSLLQIGFRFRPVLDLFDEGLRKVVRLITPMIIGMSAGRVNILLSTLLASFLVEGSISYLNYSYRLMHFPLGVFAVALGTVTLPRVSEMVARGDREGLRVAFREAIDLNLLVVVPSAFFLALLGDEVVSLIYQWGRFNEANAANTSLALLHYSYGLIGFAAVRVTVPFFYAHGDSKLPMRVSIISVIVNMALYYPLIKLLNFAGLAAATSIAGLLNFALLLYYLPTKGIAVPWRELTIKSAKIVAAAAIAFLIADYLPVITVEGIGAVGQRLLNLALPTAVAGVLYIVLCLLLGIGEIKRLLNMVLPGKRPGA; this is encoded by the coding sequence TTGTCAACAGGTTCGACAACGAAAAAAAGCTTTATCGGGTCGGCCGGAACGGTCTCTTCCGCTACGGCCTTTTCTCGTATTTTGGGTCTGGTTCGAGAACAGGTTATGGCCTGGTTCTTTGGGGCCGGGATGGCTACCGATGCTTTCGTTACCGCTTTCAGAATCCCCAATCTCCTTCGTGATATGTTTGCCGAAGGTGCACTGTCAGCCGCCTTTGTCCCGGTCTTCAAAGAGAAACTGGTTAAGACTACCGAGCAGGATGCTTTTCACCTGGCCAATGTGGTGGCTACAGCTATTCTCTTACTGGTCGGAGCAATCGTACTGCTGGGTATCCTGGCTGCCCCGGTTTTGATTTATATCACCGCTAATGGATTCATCGACACCCCTGACAAATTCAACCTGACCGTCAGTCTTACCAGAATCATGATGGTCTACCTGTTACTGGTATCGCTGTCGGCCTTGATTATGGGGATGCTCAATTCTTTCGGCCGTTTTGCCATTCCGGCGCTTTCTCCCGCCATGTTCAACATCGGGGTGGTGCTTTCGGTGATTCTGCTGTACAAGGGATTCAACCAGCCGGTTTATTCGCTGGCGATAGGTGTCGTGATCGGTGGTATCGGTCAACTCGTTATTCAGCTTCCCAGTTTGTTGCAGATAGGTTTTCGATTCCGACCCGTGCTGGATTTGTTCGACGAGGGGCTCCGCAAGGTTGTTCGGCTCATCACACCGATGATAATAGGGATGTCGGCCGGTCGGGTGAACATTCTGCTCAGTACCCTGCTGGCTTCGTTCCTCGTTGAAGGTTCGATTTCGTATCTGAACTATTCGTATCGCCTCATGCATTTTCCGCTCGGGGTATTTGCCGTAGCGCTCGGCACCGTAACACTGCCGCGCGTTTCCGAAATGGTCGCTCGAGGCGACCGCGAAGGCCTCCGGGTTGCTTTCCGGGAAGCCATCGATTTAAACCTGCTGGTGGTGGTGCCGTCTGCATTTTTCCTGGCTCTGCTGGGTGACGAGGTGGTCTCGCTGATTTACCAATGGGGACGATTTAACGAGGCTAACGCCGCCAATACTTCGCTGGCGCTTCTGCATTATAGCTACGGTCTGATCGGATTCGCCGCGGTCCGGGTAACGGTTCCGTTCTTCTACGCTCACGGTGACTCAAAACTGCCGATGCGAGTCTCGATCATTTCGGTGATTGTCAACATGGCGCTGTATTACCCTTTAATAAAACTGTTGAACTTTGCCGGATTGGCGGCCGCTACGTCGATTGCGGGATTGTTGAATTTTGCTCTGCTGTTGTACTACTTGCCGACCAAGGGAATCGCCGTACCATGGCGTGAGTTGACGATTAAAAGTGCAAAAATCGTTGCCGCGGCGGCGATCGCTTTTTTGATTGCCGACTATCTGCCGGTGATTACGGTGGAAGGGATCGGAGCCGTGGGGCAGAGGTTGCTCAATCTGGCGCTTCCGACTGCCGTAGCCGGTGTGTTATATATCGTGTTGTGTTTGTTGTTGGGAATTGGGGAGATTAAAAGATTGCTTAACATGGTTCTTCCCGGGAAGCGTCCCGGGGCTTAA
- the rpsT gene encoding 30S ribosomal protein S20 encodes MPNHKSCAKRMKISTQERERNRAFRSQLRAAIRDLREMKEKDAAAVKYREVARLLDQAAGCHLIHRRNADRNKSRLAHFVARLS; translated from the coding sequence TTGCCAAACCATAAATCATGCGCCAAGCGGATGAAAATATCGACTCAGGAACGTGAGCGTAACCGCGCCTTCCGGTCTCAATTGCGGGCTGCTATCCGCGACCTGAGGGAAATGAAGGAAAAGGACGCTGCGGCAGTCAAATACCGCGAGGTAGCCCGCCTTCTCGATCAGGCAGCCGGTTGCCACCTGATTCACCGCCGCAACGCTGATCGCAATAAATCGCGTCTGGCACATTTTGTGGCTCGGCTCTCGTAG
- a CDS encoding C1 family peptidase — translation MKKLLWTGLLVFLLPAISLAQLTADDLDQLRQQAVEEGWTFEITANPATQVPLEQLTGLVVPEGWEKNARFNDIKATSVLPDAFDWRDNGGLPPIRNQAGCGSCWAFSSLGALECNIKVRDLVTVDLSEQWLLSCNTSGFDCEGGWWCHDYLEWKPDACGGVGAVMEDEFPYVATELPCGCPYNREYTIQGWAYVGTSGGVPSVESLKEAIYTYGPISVAVHSSSSMQAYGGGIFNSCATGEINHAVLLVGWDDNQGDAGIWIMRNSWGTNWGEDGYMRMPYGCASIGYSACYVDYHGGAYLVADTCVGWSPLDVEFQGLSGLAVNQWTWDFGDGDSAFVQNPTHTYEEPGLYDVTIKVEAGEDVRSHTRYDYIAALADTMWVDQITVGSTTHDVEVDVYGRNYCLLSDIRIPVEYSGTLNLDYDSFSVAGCRTEGFEMASQINYVSDAMMCFRIMNSEYNSSSDLEPGVGPLLKLYYHIVGSASVGQVTSIILDGYATQYMPKFSGDMAEYTPAVEDGQVGYFGCCQGITGNINNDPDQIIDISDLVYLVNYMFNDGPEPPCLPEASVDGDIFQVIDIGDLVYLVSYMFSDGPAPTICF, via the coding sequence ATGAAGAAGCTCTTGTGGACTGGACTGCTGGTGTTTTTACTGCCGGCTATCTCCCTCGCACAATTAACCGCCGACGATCTTGACCAGCTCCGGCAGCAGGCTGTCGAAGAAGGCTGGACGTTCGAAATAACCGCCAATCCCGCGACCCAGGTGCCGTTGGAACAACTGACCGGATTGGTTGTCCCGGAAGGCTGGGAGAAGAATGCCCGGTTCAATGACATCAAAGCCACGAGTGTTTTGCCCGATGCCTTCGATTGGCGCGATAACGGCGGTCTTCCGCCAATTCGCAACCAGGCCGGTTGCGGTAGTTGCTGGGCTTTCTCTTCGCTGGGTGCTCTGGAATGTAATATCAAAGTCCGTGACCTGGTAACGGTCGATCTGTCGGAGCAATGGCTTCTCAGTTGCAACACCAGCGGCTTCGATTGTGAAGGGGGCTGGTGGTGCCATGATTATCTCGAGTGGAAACCCGATGCCTGCGGTGGCGTCGGCGCAGTGATGGAAGATGAATTTCCTTATGTCGCCACGGAGTTACCCTGCGGTTGTCCATACAACCGCGAGTATACGATTCAGGGCTGGGCTTATGTCGGGACATCCGGCGGCGTGCCGTCCGTAGAATCGCTCAAGGAAGCGATTTACACTTATGGCCCGATTTCGGTGGCGGTCCATTCCTCCAGCTCGATGCAGGCTTATGGCGGTGGTATTTTTAACTCATGTGCTACCGGTGAAATCAACCATGCCGTTCTTCTGGTCGGCTGGGACGACAACCAGGGCGACGCCGGGATCTGGATCATGCGCAACTCATGGGGGACTAACTGGGGTGAAGACGGTTATATGCGCATGCCTTACGGTTGTGCCAGCATCGGATACTCTGCCTGCTACGTTGACTACCACGGCGGCGCTTACCTGGTGGCCGACACTTGTGTCGGATGGTCTCCGCTGGATGTGGAATTCCAGGGACTTTCAGGACTGGCCGTAAATCAATGGACCTGGGATTTCGGCGACGGTGATTCGGCCTTTGTCCAGAATCCGACCCATACTTATGAAGAACCGGGATTATATGATGTTACGATCAAAGTAGAAGCAGGAGAGGATGTCCGCAGTCATACTCGGTATGATTACATTGCCGCGCTGGCCGACACAATGTGGGTGGATCAGATAACGGTCGGTTCTACCACTCATGATGTCGAAGTGGACGTATACGGCCGCAATTACTGTCTGTTGAGTGATATCCGTATCCCCGTCGAATACAGCGGGACACTCAATCTCGATTATGATTCCTTCTCCGTGGCCGGTTGTCGAACCGAAGGTTTCGAAATGGCCTCACAGATCAATTATGTCTCTGACGCCATGATGTGTTTCAGAATAATGAACTCCGAATACAACTCATCGTCGGATCTGGAACCGGGGGTAGGCCCGTTATTGAAGCTCTATTATCATATCGTGGGCTCGGCATCGGTGGGACAGGTGACCAGTATAATTCTGGATGGTTACGCCACGCAGTATATGCCGAAATTCTCCGGCGATATGGCCGAATACACACCGGCTGTCGAGGATGGCCAGGTTGGCTATTTCGGCTGTTGTCAGGGAATCACCGGGAATATCAACAACGATCCGGATCAGATTATCGATATCTCGGACTTGGTTTACCTCGTTAATTACATGTTTAACGATGGCCCCGAACCGCCCTGTTTGCCGGAAGCGAGTGTCGACGGCGACATTTTCCAGGTAATCGATATCGGCGATCTGGTTTATCTCGTGTCCTATATGTTTTCGGATGGTCCGGCGCCGACTATTTGTTTCTAA
- a CDS encoding PaaI family thioesterase — MKEVLKYSRCFVCGDLNEFGLKARFFFDGEKAFTEIEADRMYEGYAGIYHGGVLSALLDEVMIKAILADEIYAVTAEMTVRFLAPVRTGDHLIITGRVVKRKGRMFFTEGEVRGSDDQVYATASGKYLEARPDLRQELEKSID, encoded by the coding sequence ATGAAAGAAGTTCTTAAATACTCCCGCTGTTTTGTTTGCGGTGACCTGAATGAATTCGGTCTAAAGGCGCGATTCTTTTTCGACGGTGAGAAGGCTTTTACCGAAATCGAAGCGGACCGGATGTATGAAGGCTATGCCGGAATATATCACGGTGGTGTTCTGTCGGCTTTGTTGGATGAGGTCATGATCAAAGCTATTCTGGCCGATGAAATCTACGCCGTTACCGCCGAAATGACTGTCAGATTTCTGGCGCCGGTACGGACCGGGGACCATCTGATTATTACGGGACGGGTGGTGAAGCGGAAGGGCCGGATGTTCTTTACCGAGGGTGAAGTGCGCGGAAGTGACGATCAGGTCTATGCTACTGCCTCCGGGAAATATCTCGAAGCCCGCCCTGATTTGCGGCAGGAACTGGAGAAATCAATCGACTGA
- the argF gene encoding ornithine carbamoyltransferase — protein sequence MPRSLCQITDFTASEVIEIFDLCARMKKGEIAPKPFAGKSVACIFTKPSLRTRISFEVGINELGGNALYVTDNEIKLGQRESVSDAAQVLSRYVATIMIRTFKQSDVEGLAKYASVPVVNGLTDLVHPCQILGDYYTALEHLEKKDRYRVAYVGDGNNIVNSWLNLASLIPLDLRIGTADDCHPDSEILKRAKTNSDSDVLVTADPKEAVSGADVVYTDVWASMGQKHLAEEKEQKLRKYQLNSSLLALADPKAIVMHCLPAERGKEITDEVMDGPQSVVFDEAENRLHIQKAVMVFLNQ from the coding sequence ATGCCTCGCTCTCTCTGTCAGATAACCGACTTCACCGCGTCCGAAGTAATCGAGATATTCGATCTTTGTGCGCGGATGAAAAAAGGTGAGATTGCCCCCAAGCCGTTTGCCGGGAAATCCGTCGCCTGTATCTTTACCAAGCCGTCGCTTCGGACGAGAATCTCGTTCGAGGTGGGTATCAACGAGTTAGGCGGCAATGCCCTGTACGTTACCGACAATGAGATCAAGCTGGGCCAGCGCGAATCTGTCTCCGACGCCGCCCAGGTTCTTTCACGCTATGTCGCCACGATCATGATCCGTACCTTCAAGCAGTCCGATGTCGAAGGACTGGCCAAATACGCCTCGGTGCCGGTGGTTAACGGATTGACCGATCTGGTGCACCCCTGCCAGATTCTGGGGGATTATTACACCGCCCTGGAACATCTCGAGAAAAAAGACCGCTACCGCGTCGCTTATGTCGGCGACGGCAACAATATCGTGAACTCCTGGTTGAACCTTGCTTCCCTGATTCCGCTCGATCTGCGGATAGGCACGGCCGATGATTGTCACCCCGATTCCGAGATACTGAAACGGGCTAAGACCAACTCCGACAGTGATGTTTTGGTCACGGCCGATCCTAAAGAAGCCGTCTCGGGTGCCGATGTAGTCTATACGGATGTTTGGGCCTCAATGGGGCAGAAACATCTGGCAGAGGAAAAGGAACAAAAGTTAAGGAAATATCAACTAAACAGTTCCCTGTTGGCGCTGGCGGATCCCAAGGCGATTGTGATGCACTGTTTACCGGCTGAAAGAGGTAAGGAGATCACGGACGAGGTCATGGATGGACCACAGTCGGTGGTTTTTGACGAAGCGGAAAACAGACTTCATATCCAAAAAGCGGTCATGGTTTTTCTGAACCAGTAA
- a CDS encoding alginate export family protein, giving the protein MKNSLIIIVMAMMILAAGVAAETEFDFSGQIRIRDEADGKSFTSSDAMLNFVDMRTRINLDAKVNDNVRAYLQIQDSRRMGQFDENGRRLSGELNDGHNLDLHQAYVEIDRIGFERLSFKAGRFEFVMGNERVFGAVGWSNVGRVWDGGQLCYKIDKNRAILFGLKAAERDNEYYNADFDIFGLNLVCDYLHLDAFAFYEYDADTSNYYEGINRLDRMNVGFYYQRQFEQLDFTMNFAYQFGSMAPGIWEVTAPDNNTEELDIAAMMFTFEAGISFEGSLLRRVAAGIDYSSGDDNDGDNKYKAYTNSYYTGHGVRGFMDYFVDVSGTHYEDAGLMDMMFRLEIIPRNDWTIKLDGHYFKTAADYRNPFTSEATTDVGTEIDLTVTTAIIQNVGLAFGASIFSPSDPFSGIRNSDQGYWLYGQATADF; this is encoded by the coding sequence GTGAAAAACTCCCTCATCATCATTGTTATGGCGATGATGATTCTGGCTGCAGGTGTCGCGGCTGAAACCGAATTTGATTTTTCGGGGCAAATAAGAATCAGGGACGAGGCGGACGGAAAATCGTTCACCAGTTCCGACGCCATGTTGAATTTCGTAGATATGAGGACCAGGATCAATCTCGACGCGAAAGTCAACGACAATGTCCGTGCTTACTTACAAATCCAGGATTCTCGACGCATGGGTCAGTTCGATGAAAACGGCCGGCGTCTATCAGGAGAACTCAACGACGGTCACAACCTCGACCTGCATCAAGCCTATGTCGAGATCGACCGGATCGGTTTCGAACGGCTCTCTTTCAAAGCGGGCCGGTTCGAGTTCGTCATGGGCAACGAGCGGGTGTTCGGAGCGGTCGGTTGGTCGAACGTCGGTCGGGTCTGGGACGGGGGACAGCTCTGTTATAAAATCGACAAGAACCGTGCTATCCTGTTCGGCCTCAAAGCCGCCGAGCGTGACAATGAATACTACAACGCCGATTTCGACATTTTCGGCCTGAACCTGGTCTGCGATTACCTGCATCTGGATGCCTTCGCCTTCTACGAGTACGATGCCGACACCAGCAACTACTACGAAGGTATCAATCGGCTGGACCGGATGAACGTTGGTTTTTATTATCAGCGTCAGTTCGAACAGTTGGATTTCACGATGAATTTCGCCTACCAGTTCGGTTCGATGGCTCCCGGTATCTGGGAAGTAACGGCGCCTGATAACAATACCGAAGAGTTGGACATTGCGGCGATGATGTTTACCTTCGAGGCCGGAATTTCTTTCGAGGGCTCCCTCCTGCGTCGCGTTGCTGCCGGTATCGACTACAGCTCCGGTGACGACAACGATGGCGACAATAAGTACAAAGCGTACACCAACAGCTACTACACCGGCCACGGAGTGCGTGGCTTTATGGATTATTTCGTGGACGTCAGCGGTACTCACTACGAGGACGCCGGATTGATGGACATGATGTTTCGACTTGAAATTATTCCCCGGAATGATTGGACGATCAAGTTGGACGGCCATTATTTCAAAACCGCCGCCGACTATCGAAATCCGTTTACATCCGAAGCAACAACCGACGTTGGCACCGAGATAGACCTGACTGTTACGACCGCCATAATTCAGAATGTCGGGCTGGCTTTCGGAGCTTCTATTTTTTCTCCCTCTGATCCTTTTTCAGGCATCAGAAACTCAGATCAAGGCTATTGGCTTTACGGACAAGCAACAGCCGATTTCTAA
- a CDS encoding LiaF-related protein, with protein sequence MSKKSVIFGAILIFIGVILIANTLDWIWFDFGDVLRALIPIGLIVLGIWLIIRRSRNRPEQPNSLNISNEFVGTSGQVHSGPPPPPPPPPPPSPGEQSFTSSSFTETDQTFHRDTDEQHFQSSESPSHSQPGKLRYAKTFGDMYIDFKDVPMQNVEVSLGVSDLEAQLAGCRLEPGLNRLIISSFIGDVRLFIPKDLPCQAHCSNSIGDIDLAGRFSSGFGNNLECHTPAYEVADAKLYIAVNSFIGDIKIYSV encoded by the coding sequence TTGAGCAAGAAGAGTGTCATCTTTGGAGCGATCCTGATCTTTATCGGGGTGATTCTGATCGCCAACACCCTTGATTGGATCTGGTTCGATTTCGGTGATGTCTTACGAGCTCTTATACCGATCGGGCTGATCGTGCTCGGTATCTGGCTGATAATTCGCCGCTCTCGCAACCGGCCGGAACAACCCAATAGTCTCAATATCAGCAATGAATTTGTCGGTACTTCGGGACAAGTTCACTCCGGACCGCCACCACCGCCGCCGCCTCCGCCTCCCCCGTCGCCGGGCGAACAATCTTTCACGAGCAGCAGTTTCACTGAAACCGATCAGACGTTTCATCGGGACACCGATGAACAACACTTTCAGTCGAGTGAATCACCCAGCCATTCTCAACCGGGCAAGTTGCGCTATGCCAAAACGTTCGGTGATATGTACATCGATTTCAAAGATGTTCCCATGCAGAATGTCGAGGTATCCCTTGGAGTGAGTGACCTCGAAGCGCAATTGGCCGGTTGTCGTTTGGAACCGGGTTTGAATCGTCTCATCATTTCCAGCTTTATCGGGGATGTTCGGCTTTTTATCCCCAAGGACCTTCCCTGCCAGGCTCACTGTTCCAATTCTATCGGAGATATAGACCTGGCCGGCAGATTTTCCTCCGGCTTCGGCAATAATCTGGAATGTCATACCCCGGCGTATGAAGTGGCCGACGCCAAGCTGTACATCGCCGTCAACAGCTTCATCGGCGATATTAAAATCTACAGCGTCTGA